The sequence ACTGACGACATCCGTCTTGCGATGGAAAATAAATCCCTGACGTTACTGGTTCTCCTTGACTTCAGCAGTGCATTTAATTCTGTCGATTTCGACATTCTTCTTGGCATCcttaaatctattaatatttcttcttcCACGTTAAATTGGTTTGACTCCTATCTTAGAGGCCGTACGCAGTGTGTCCGGCTTAATAACTTATCCTCCAATTGGTGCAACCTTTCTGCGGGCGTACCTCAAGGTGGCGTTCTCTCTCCTCTCCTGTTCTCTGTTTTCATTGACTCTGTCACTAAGGTCATTTCTTCCAACTTCCATCTCTATGCGGACGACTTGCAACTCTACAGACATTTCTCGTTAAGCGATGCGGAATCTGCCGTTGCCGCTATGAATCAGGACCTGATTATGATCGAGGGCTGGGCGCAGTCCTTTGGGCTACAGATCAATCCCAAGAAGTCTCAGGCCATGATCATTGGCGGTAGAAACTTGCGTGGTAGGCTTGATGTTGCGTCGTTGCCTCCTCTTTGTTTAGGTGGGGTTCAACTGAGCTATGCAGAAACGGCTAAAAATTTGGGTGTCATCATGGACTCCCATTTATCATGGTCTGCGCAGGTCAATGAAGTCAGTCGCAAGGTGCACTTCACCTTTCACACTCTGAAATGCCTCCAGTACTTTTTGCCCTTGAAAACCAAAATCTCTCTTGCTCAGACTCTCATTCAACCCATCATAGACTACGCTGATGCCTGTTATTTGGATGCCACAGAGGAGCTCTTAAATAAGCTTGAGCGGTTGCAAAATTTATgtattcgttttgttttcaatctCAAAAAATATGATCATGTTTCTCATTTTCGCAAAGAACTCAAGTGGCTCCCTATTCGTCTTCGcaggaacactcgcattttgtgtcttctttttaatatccttTTTAATCCCAAAAGTCCTTCCTATCTGCGAGAACGCTTTTCATTTGTTCGCTCGCCTGATGCGCTCTGTAGAACGCATCTCAAATCTCTCCTTAAAATCCCCTCCCATTCCACTGACTTTTATTCCTTCTCCTTCACAGTAAACGCAGTACGGTTGTGGAATTCGCTGCCGCCTGAATTAAGGAGCTGTCAAACTGTTGCTACTTTTAAACAGAAACTGAAAAGCTACTATTTGTCCTCCTCTTCTTCATAGAGattttataaagtatgtatttttgtatgtatgtattatcttttgctttatatatacctatatatatgtgtataatttatatatctttactatatccttttacacagtctatctacttctctttattctaactctcctactacgggtctgctggaagaaatttcgatttagaaataagcagtacctttgtacaaTTTTATATGCTATGTctacttcttttatattttcactgtgtacataaattgttaaataaataaagtaggtaataatgaaTCGGCAATGAATTTCAAATAAAGATAAACAgtgtattattgtaaataaaaaaactttgactCATAATCACAATCCATAATCTAATAGATTGGTACATGTTAGGTAACTATGTAAGATTATTGACCACTTCTTAATGATTAAAAGTCAATATAATGGTCATAAGGTCTGGAAATATCATTAATTTGAGGTGACGATGCATTTCGATaacaaagtttaataaaaaacctcaaaggtgaaataaataatttttcgttTAAGACATCTGCTTTTGCTTCCAGGTTCCGTCAGAGAGTAAAGGAAGTATCAAAGGCATGGCATGATCGGCCACTACCGCCTCTCGACACCGCAGTCTACTGGACTGAATTTGCTGCCAAATATCCCAATTTCAACTTCAGAACGGCAGCAGCTGATGTACCATTCTACCAGTATATAAACCTAGATGTAGCCGCTGTTTTCATCACAATAATTAGTCTAATATTGATTGCAATTCGAACAGCACTCAAAGTTTGCTGTGGACGGAAAGaaattaaaggaaaaaatactaaaagtaataaagttgaaaagaaAAAGGCAAAGCGTGCGTAACAATACCGGTCACTTAGAAAACTCTGTCGGATCTAATTCAAATACCCAAAAACACGTCGCTACATTGCATTGTATAAACTTCCGAAAAACAATACTATATATCATCCACGAGTCGGCCGTCAGCTTGACTGGTCTCTAATTTACCTAGTTATTAAAaccgtaaataaaattatttaaaaaaaatacttacattatttCTATCCTATGTAAGGAATTGTTTGTCCTGTATGGAAATTGCATGGTGTAGTTAAAATGGACTGTATGTTAGGACCAGAAGttgtcattgaaataaaaaaacacgtgTCGAAAAGATTTTCatcttattcattttatttatttatttatttctcaaccttatcactaacattacagaTAGGTCCAATCTAATGCGTTAGCGAGGCACTTATTTAACTactaacaaaaattataattatttgagaTAAATTGGTTGTTACTTAATCTCTCTTCTTTCGCTTTTCTTTCTTCTGAGATTTCTGTGTTGTCTTTTTGTTCCCAATCaaacatattaatttaactATTGTTAACGGAAGCAGGAGAAATACTGAtcccaaaaccaaaataacatcaatcatCAAATATTGATACATTGGCAAATTCGCTGCCGAGGGTTTCAAATTTTGTACTCCTTTATATTTAGCCACATATTCAATCCAGAAAATTGCCGTGTTCATCGGAGAAAGGGGCCTATCTTTCCACTGCTGAGATAATAGCTTGGCCTTCTGCCTAtatctgtgaaaaaaaaacttaacgtAAATCTATgcgatatatgtatttatatgctACGATTGCGACatgttaaaaatgttgtgatcaaaagttttgtcttcccaaaaaacaattgaatcacttatatttttatcttattttaacaattgtaagtcaacaaattaataacaatcgcattaatttattcgtatttattattaaaacataaacaacataaatttttattttgcttttttttattttctagcggtaaccctgaacattcttggcgaagcgattacgcgccaagaatgttcaggggtAACCTGGGGGGGGggtggcgcgtaatcagcatttaaaattttgtttatatttttttgtattaaatcaatttaaactattaaaatggtgaaaaagtgttgcgtttctacttgcaaaagtgaatcctatggtggttgcaatatatcgttccacaggttagctaataataaaattttcgtaaaccaaacaactagggtgcccatgaattcttgtaacgagtcaaaatatgggtgatggattttaaaactgttgtactattgttatagcttcccaaaaaatgaagaaaggcgacataaatggctcagcagtctatatatgaagtagaaatacaaaaaaaacagtcttcacttcgaatcttcctgcttttatactgctaatttccgctaattattaaaagcctctataagtatcttaaggtcacaaactgcgtaagttaaaacttcaatactaatctgtgtttaataatcttagcaaattcggatttgtctcacatagcttaatctcatagtcaccctattagaaagggacagacagcctccgtactaactgtttcactcggctcgttttttgggtttatatgcgcagtcctgtttactaatattatgtctatgggtGTAACCTGCATTGATAAGTTTTCCACACACGTTAGTGTGGAATTGTCTTTAcgttaatatactttttatatacttttgtaGTGACATCCCAACTTGAACTTATCAATGAAATTGTATGAGATAAACTCATTTAGATGACCCCATACGTAACCCGGGAGTTTAATACTCACTCATCTTGAAGGATAGTCTTCAAAGCATCCTTTAGTACTTTTTCGTTAAATGATAATACATCAACAGACACTCCTAAGCCACTCTCAACTGCAGACTGTGCATTGGCGAACTGATCTCCGAACAGTGGAACACCAACTATAGGCACCCCACAATACATAGCCTCAGAGGAGCTCAGCATTCCAGAGTGGGTTATAAATGCCACTACCTTTGGATGACCTAGAAAACAAATTCAGAACAATAGCTAGAATCATTTAATTAGTCCACTTATTACAAGATTGACATACGTAGGTAGCGCctttaacttatttaaactACTTATTGTAACTATGAAGAGTTGGTATGTGAGTATTTCAGTGGTCCCCAAACTAAGCTACCTATACCTTTATCTTGAGGGCTAGATTATTTGCTCTACTTTATGACTCGAGATATCGATACTATTCTAGTCTTGTTGATTTCTAGGAGAGACAGACGGACCCCCTTTACACTTCTTACTATGCTCATATCCGTATACCCAGTTTCACAGGGCCTCGCGATTGATAGGGGTAATTTTTAGGGCCACGCAAAACCAAGACGTGACCTTCTACTGATTTAAACCGCCACGCTAAAGGAGCTTCTCTCAAGGCCTCAACTCAACAGGAAAAAATGACCCTCAGaatattttcctattttttatctttatcagGTTAGTCCTTACATAACACTTATTCACAAATAAATTCGACAGTCTAAACTCACACAAAATAGCTTTTTGTGACATCCACTTGTCGACGTACGCATTAGTAGGTGGTTCCCAGTTTGAAGCGTCTAATTTCCAAATAAATAGAATGTcactattgtttttaattagatttttgatatcatctaatattttttgtgggaaattCTTCGCGACACTCCCAAAACTTATAAAAACAACGTCTTTCTTTGCATTgtccaaaaagttttttaatcgCTGGAAATTAAGAATAGATACAGTTTAAGTCGTTGATTGATGCTGATAATTTTATTCACTTATCGAGAGAGCATACAAACCTTATCTTCTATTTGAGCATTCTCTTTTATATGCATGCCACCAACTTCTACAACATTCGAGCCTTGTAAACGTGAACCAGTTAAAGGAAAATactgattgatcaatattaaaGACACATTTTTCCCGAGCTCTTCCAATGGTGGAATATCGGGATACACGGCATGTACTATCTcctgattttgtttttgtatcacATGTGTATAATACATATTCATTCCAAAGTTTACGATTGTACTCTTAATTCTATTCCACAAGTTTGGGTAATTTCCGGAAGCAAAAAAGTGATTAGGTACATAAGCTGGATGGTTTGGTGCGCCTAGCCTTGGATATGTCCATGACATCAAAATGTGTGCGGTCATTCCTATTACGGGCGCGTTCAACTTGTAGGCAACAGCCAAACCGCAGTCCGTCATAAATTGCTCAGCTATAACGATATCAAATGATTCCTTCGATTCTATAAGCTCCTGTATTTCTCTattatttaccaattttttacaatttgtattCGCCATTTGTTTAAATACCTGAGCTCCACCATATGCTACTGACAAGAAGTTTGAAGTTGAAAGCACTTTCAGGTGTTCTTCTATATTTACGTTGTCACTAGTATTTTCTTTAGCCTCCTGTAGAGAAATTTGACGTAGAGTGG is a genomic window of Helicoverpa armigera isolate CAAS_96S chromosome 16, ASM3070526v1, whole genome shotgun sequence containing:
- the LOC110384501 gene encoding UDP-glucosyltransferase 2; this translates as MKLFILFTFYCIFECESYKILAIFPYNGRSHHIYFTALVEELALRKHNVTVINYHPVPALPTLRQISLQEAKENTSDNVNIEEHLKVLSTSNFLSVAYGGAQVFKQMANTNCKKLVNNREIQELIESKESFDIVIAEQFMTDCGLAVAYKLNAPVIGMTAHILMSWTYPRLGAPNHPAYVPNHFFASGNYPNLWNRIKSTIVNFGMNMYYTHVIQKQNQEIVHAVYPDIPPLEELGKNVSLILINQYFPLTGSRLQGSNVVEVGGMHIKENAQIEDKRLKNFLDNAKKDVVFISFGSVAKNFPQKILDDIKNLIKNNSDILFIWKLDASNWEPPTNAYVDKWMSQKAILCHPKVVAFITHSGMLSSSEAMYCGVPIVGVPLFGDQFANAQSAVESGLGVSVDVLSFNEKVLKDALKTILQDEYRQKAKLLSQQWKDRPLSPMNTAIFWIEYVAKYKGVQNLKPSAANLPMYQYLMIDVILVLGSVFLLLPLTIVKLICLIGNKKTTQKSQKKEKRKKRD